In Chloroflexota bacterium, the genomic stretch ACTGAAAGCGGAAGGCGTGGAATGGCTATCCTGCTTCCCGGCGCAGCCCCTAATCGACGCATGCTCGCGTGAGGGCATACGCCCCATCCTGTGCAGGCAGGAGCGCGCGGGGGTTAATATGGCGGACGGATTCAGCCGCGTCCACAATGGCAACAAGATTGGCGTCTTCACGATGCAGACCGGACCCGGCGCCGAGAACGCGTTCGGCGGCGTGGCGCAGGGCTTCGCCGACTCCGTGCCGTTCCTAGCCATTCCGGGCGGCAATCCCGCTCCACGGCAAGGGGTACATCCCAACTTCGAGTCCGTGCCCAACTATCAGGGCATCACCAAGTGGGCGGCGATCATCAACATGCCGGAACGCATACCCGAGATGGTCGGGCGCGCGATGACGCACCTCAAGCACGGTAGGCTCGGTCCTGTACTGCTGGAGTTCCCTGGCGATGTCGCCGCCGCAGAGTTCCCCGGCGAATTGAATTACAAGCCGGTCGAAGTACACAAGTCGGGCGCGTCCCCCGAAGATGTGCGCGATGTGGTAACGGCGCTGCTCAACGCAAGCGCGCCGGTCATCAATGTCGGGCAGGGTGTGCTGTACGCCGAAGCCACGCCCGAGCTCATCGAGTTTGCCGAACTTACGAACATCCCCGTGATGACCACGCTCGCGGGCAAGAGCGCATTCCCGGAGACGCATCCTCTCTCGCTCGGCACAGGCGCGTCGTCCGGCACGCTGATGTGCGCGCGCTTCCTCGAAAATGCAGACCTCGTTGCCGGCATCGGCACTAGCTTCACCATATCCAACTTCAACGCACCGATGCCTTCCGGCGTTACGCTCGCGCACATCACGAACTGCGCGGAGGACATCAA encodes the following:
- a CDS encoding thiamine pyrophosphate-requiring protein produces the protein MNGYEAMAKILKAEGVEWLSCFPAQPLIDACSREGIRPILCRQERAGVNMADGFSRVHNGNKIGVFTMQTGPGAENAFGGVAQGFADSVPFLAIPGGNPAPRQGVHPNFESVPNYQGITKWAAIINMPERIPEMVGRAMTHLKHGRLGPVLLEFPGDVAAAEFPGELNYKPVEVHKSGASPEDVRDVVTALLNASAPVINVGQGVLYAEATPELIEFAELTNIPVMTTLAGKSAFPETHPLSLGTGASSGTLMCARFLENADLVAGIGTSFTISNFNAPMPSGVTLAHITNCAEDINKDYRADYGAVGDAKVVLRQMIEEVKSQVGAEGRGDVNGVRDEIKKIRDEYMAEWGPNFVSDEVPISPYRVFNEMMANVDIANTIVTHDSGYPREQIVPFWPVTTPRGYLGWGKSTQLGYGLGLALGAKMAAPDKTVINIMGDAAFGMAGLDIETAARSNIGTLTIILNNGVMTHYYDHFPHATEHWGSNRLGGEYAKVAEGLGAYAERVDNPDEVNGAIKRALEATQEDRPAVLEMMTKEEENISRYWR